A stretch of the Rosa rugosa chromosome 5, drRosRugo1.1, whole genome shotgun sequence genome encodes the following:
- the LOC133710302 gene encoding armadillo repeat-containing protein LFR — translation MQKRELNKSGGSSGGASAPPAKRGRPFGSGHGSAAAAAAAAAAAAAADNTAAPSTLLGPSLLVHNAFTAENNKRIVHAIQSGLKSELTWALNTLTLLSFKEKDDFRKDSNNALTRISGLLDALLTVIDDWRDIALPKEHVRAPRVRNLGANLVVSGFGHEYEVLGSNSTVPHPGLGSGSGEASMLSNVSNLRSSEWWLDEDGLFNLDDEGRAERQQCAVAASNIIRNFSFMQDNENIMAVHRHCLETVFQCIEDYIAEDEELVTNALETIVNLSPMLDLQIFGSSKASYIKMTAKRAVQAIVGVLESPVKAWHCAAAELLGRLVINPDNEPFLLPFIPQIHKRLVDLMSLPAIDAQAAAVGALYNFSEVNMDCRLKLANERWAIDRLLKVIKGPHPVPEICRKAAMILESLVSEPQNRGLLLAYENAFAEVLFSDAKYSDIFARILYELTSRPNNKMAAARGIWGM, via the exons atGCAGAAGAGGGAGCTAAACAAGTCCGGTGGATCTTCCGGCGGAGCCTCCGCACCGCCGGCCAAGCGAGGCCGTCCCTTCGGCAGCGGCCACGGTAGTGCCGCAGCTGCTGCTGCCGCCGCCGCTGCCGCCGCAGCAGCCGATAACACCGCAGCTCCGTCGACTCTCCTCGGTCCTTCTCTCCTCGTTCACAATGCCTTCACCG CTGAAAACAATAAGAGGATAGTTCATGCTATTCAGAGCGGACTGAAGAGTGAGCTGACATGGGCGTTGAATACTCTCACATTACTCTCTttcaaagaaaaagatgatTTTCGCAAGGATAGCAATAATGCTCTCACGAGGATTTCCGGTTTGCTTGATGCTCTCCTCACTGTT ATTGATGATTGGCGCGATATAGCCCTTCCTAAGGAACATGTAAGGGCGCCGAGAGTGAGGAATTTAGGTGCGAATTTGGTTGTAAGTGGGTTTGGGCATGAGTACGAGGTGTTGGGGTCTAATAGCACTGTCCCGCATCCGGG CTTAGGATCTGGTTCCGGAGAAGCATCTATGCTGAGTAATGTGAGCAATCTTCGTTCTTCGGAGTGGTGGCTTGATGAAGATGGTCTATTTAATCTTGATGATGAAGGTAGAGCGGAAAGACAGCAATGTGCTGTTGCGGCTTCTAATATCATCCGCAACTTCTCTTTCATGCAAGACAATGAGAATATTATGGCTGTCCATCGCCATTGTCTGGAAACAGTCTTCCAGTGCATAGAAGATTACATCGCAG aagatgaagaacttgtGACAAATGCTCTCGAAACAATTGTAAATTTGTCTCCGATGCTGGATCTTCAAATTTTTGGTTCATCAAAGGCATCCTACATCAAGATGAC AGCAAAACGTGCAGTTCAAGCCATTGTGGGTGTGCTGGAGTCTCCGGTCAAAGCTTGGCATTGCGCTGCAGCTGAGTTACTTGGGCGTTTGGTCATAAATCCTGATAATGAaccttttcttcttcccttcATTCCGCAG ATACACAAACGGTTAGTTGATCTTATGAGCTTACCAGCAATAGATGCACAAGCAGCTGCTGTTGGTGCGCTCTATAACTTCTCTGAAGTAAATATGGACTGCAGACTGAAACTTGCTAACGAGCGATG GGCAATTGATCGACTGCTAAAAGTTATTAAGGGGCCCCATCCTGTTCCCGAAATTTGCAGGAAAGCTGCTATGATATTAGAAAGCCTCGTGTCCGAACCACAGAACAGAGGATTGCTGCTAGCTTATGAGAATGCATTTGCAGAAGTACTATTCTCAGATGCCAAATATTCTGACATCTTTGCCAGGATTTTGTATGAACTGACGTCTAGACCAAACAACAAAATGGCGGCAGCCCGTGGTATTTGGGGCATGTAA
- the LOC133709285 gene encoding 3-ketoacyl-CoA synthase 11-like: MTTQAPETSSSSSSSSPSQENDVHHVQVTTKRVLPNFLLSVRLKYVKLGYHYLISNAMYILLVPLLAAAFAHLSTLKVEDLARLWDQLKYNFVSVTVCSSLIVFLTTVYFTTRPRKVYLVNFACYKPENERMCTREIFMHRSKLTGSFSDENLAFQQKILERSGLGQNTYMPEAVLRVPPNPCMEEARKEAEMVMFGAIDELLEKTGVKPKDIGILVVNCSLFNPTPSLSSMVVNHYKLRGNIVSYNLGGMGCSAGLISIDLAKQLLQVHPNSYALVVSMENITLNWYFGNDRSMLLSNCLFRLGGAAILLSNRFSDRRRSKYQLMHTVRTHKGSDNKAYGCVFQKEDDTKRIGVALSKDLMAVAGEALKANITTLGPIVLPMSEQVLFFATLVARKVFKMKKIKPYIPDFKLAFEHFCIHAGGRAVLDEMEKNLDLTDWHMEPSRMTLNRFGNTSSSSLWYELAYSEAKGRVRKGHRMWQIAFGSGFKCNSAVWKALKTVNPAKEKNPWIDEIHLFPVEVPKVAAIKISS; encoded by the exons ATGACTACACAAGCGCCGGAgacgtcgtcgtcgtcgtcgtcatccTCGCCCTCGCAGGAAAACGATGTCCATCATGTTCAAGTTACTACTAAGAGAGTACTTCCGAATTTTCTTCTATCCGTGAGGCTCAAGTACGTGAAGCTCGGTTACCATTACCTGATCTCCAACGCCATGTACATCTTACTCGTCCCGCTCCTTGCGGCGGCTTTTGCTCATCTCTCAACCCTAAAAGTCGAGGACTTGGCTCGTTTGTGGGACCAGCTCAAGTACAACTTCGTCTCCGTCACCGTCTGCTCCAGCCTCATAGTCTTCTTGACCACCGTCTACTTCACCACCCGGCCGAGGAAGGTGTACTTGGTTAACTTTGCGTGTTACAAGCCCGAGAACGAGCGCATGTGCACCAGGGAGATCTTCATGCACAGGTCCAAGCTGACGGGGAGCTTCTCCGATGAGAACCTGGCGTTCCAGCAAAAGATTCTGGAGCGCTCTGGCCTCGGGCAGAACACGTATATGCCCGAGGCCGTGCTGAGGGTTCCCCCAAACCCGTGTATGGAGGAGGCCAGGAAGGAGGCGGAGATGGTGATGTTTGGGGCTATTGATGAGCTGCTGGAGAAGACGGGAGTGAAGCCTAAGGATATTGGGATTCTGGTGGTGAATTGCAGCTTGTTCAATCCGACGCCGTCTCTGTCCTCCATGGTTGTGAATCATTACAAGCTTAGAGGGAATATTGTGAGCTACAATCTTGGTGGGATGGGTTGCAGTGCTGGCCTCATTTCTATTGATCTTGCCAAGCAGCTTCTCCAG GTGCACCCCAACTCATATGCCCTAGTGGTCAGCATGGAGAACATAACCCTCAATTGGTACTTTGGCAATGACCGCTCTATGCTCCTCTCGAACTGCCTCTTCCGACTTGGCGGTGCTGCCATCCTCCTCTCCAACCGCTTCTCTGACCGCCGCCGCTCCAAGTACCAACTCATGCACACCGTTCGCACCCACAAAGGCTCAGACAACAAGGCGTATGGCTGTGTTTTCCAAAAGGAAGATGATACCAAAAGAATCGGTGTAGCCCTCTCAAAAGACCTAATGGCCGTAGCCGGAGAGGCCCTCAAAGCGAACATCACTACCCTCGGCCCTATAGTCCTACCCATGTCAGAACAAGTCCTGTTTTTTGCTACTTTGGTAGCAAGAAAAGTgttcaagatgaagaagatcAAACCCTACATCCCTGATTTCAAGTTGGCATTCGAGCACTTTTGTATCCATGCTGGTGGGAGAGCAGTGTTGGATGAGATGGAGAAGAACCTTGACCTCACTGATTGGCATATGGAGCCTTCAAGAATGACTCTTAACAGGTTTGGGAACACTTCTAGTAGTTCATTGTGGTATGAACTGGCTTACTCTGAGGCTAAGGGAAGAGTGAGAAAGGGACATAGGATGTGGCAGATTGCATTCGGGTCAGGGTTCAAGTGTAACAGTGCTGTGTGGAAGGCATTGAAGACTGTCAATCCAGCAAAGGAGAAGAATCCTTGGATTGATGAGATTCATCTGTTTCCTGTTGAGGTGCCGAAAGTGGCAGCCATTAAAATTTCTTCTTAA